From Vigna unguiculata cultivar IT97K-499-35 chromosome 5, ASM411807v1, whole genome shotgun sequence, the proteins below share one genomic window:
- the LOC114185874 gene encoding trypsin inhibitor A-like, with protein sequence MASATLFALFLFSTLTFYPPSTTAQPVTDGDGNIVKNGGRFYILPAGLGDPGGGIRALQTDNESIPLSVVQSPFKGDIGLPIIISSPIRTEFLPEGQVTLSFEHTNREWTVVEGLPEGTLVKVQGYPHTVPGTFVIKKAEAETNRYKLSFCQGVLCGNVAVVRNENWVLAVTQDEPYVFHLEQVLPTSADA encoded by the coding sequence ATGGCGAGTGCAACGCTTTTTGCTCTCTTCCTTTTTTCTACCCTAACCTTTTACCCTCCTTCAACCACTGCACAACCTGTCACGGACGGGGATGGCAACATCGTTAAAAATGGTGGCAGATTCTATATATTGCCGGCAGGTTTAGGAGACCCTGGCGGTGGAATTCGAGCACTCCAAACAGATAACGAATCTATCCCTCTCTCTGTTGTGCAATCTCCCTTCAAGGGCGATATAGGGCTTCCAATTATTATTTCATCCCCAATCCGTACTGAATTTCTCCCTGAAGGTCAGGTGACCCTTAGCTTCGAACATACTAATCGTGAGTGGACCGTTGTTGAGGGTCTGCCTGAAGGAACCCTCGTTAAAGTTCAAGGCTACCCACATACAGTGCCAGGTACCTTCGTTATTAAAAAGGCTGAAGCTGAAACCAACAGGTATAAGCTTTCGTTCTGCCAAGGCGTCCTCTGCGGTAATGTTGCGGTTGTTAGGAATGAGAACTGGGTTTTGGCTGTCACTCAGGACGAGCCATACGTGTTTCATCTTGAGCAAGTTCTACCAACATCTGCTGATGCATGA